Proteins encoded within one genomic window of Chitinophaga parva:
- a CDS encoding S8 family peptidase: MPLFRKPHLIIKGRSKSYPYTPNPGRDPVIAREDVDRAKHAQKIRTQFNRAVRTFQSQADTDFVYLTIQSPVGFLLNLKALQDSKYNFQLRTLRGLTAKGSSEKAQVQKFKAVAGYGDHEDDDNDIYEDGDLTSDNPVPDDETIYEATVYLNKKAIATFLKKLDQYLNKESKTGKPRHQKLIANIEHIAAATLESFWNEPEQDFPSLNTNVWWEVWLSRSTDDPARPSADTILGDIFDEQNVRVGRRWLVFPESYVVLIKATARTLASTLLFTDRLMELRHPHDLADFFVDLPTREQREWAQDLADRVTHDPDGVAVCLLDTGVTLENPLLKHLIPQKNLDAIEPHWTKADTGKGNGHGTPMAGLALYGDLTELLSSTRSITIYHQLESVKILSPSSKHDPDNYGAITAEAVARGELMHPDAKRMVCMAITQYEYEHYGRPTSWSSAIDQIVFGSHEQPNTKTLFFICAGNLYEEEFTGYPYTNRDRSIHDPAQAFNAITVGAYTLKDQVDAARFPGAEPIAKRGALAASSSTSHKWDPWWAGKPDIVMEGGNHAVQNNNLIVPDSLRPLSTGRGGGNPWLHPFGDTSGATALASRFGAIVTQKYPNLWPETIRGLIIHSADWTKAMLEGKSLRNIGKTELKQLLKEVGYGVPNITQATTSASNSLSLIAERKIKPFKIDGSSIKTDKFHLFTLPWPKEALEELFATEVKLKVTLSYFIEPNPNSKSYQLATSYISHGLRFKMIDRNESTEAFAARVSKAMREKDYQPEGSEQWIIGNKIRSKGSIHKDIWIGTAADLAAKNKIAIYPVGGWWRYRKQLKRYEHSVRYSLIVTIETPDNNVDIYTPVANLIDITT, encoded by the coding sequence ATGCCCCTATTTCGTAAACCACACCTTATCATCAAAGGTCGATCAAAGTCGTATCCCTATACGCCTAATCCCGGAAGGGATCCGGTCATTGCGCGAGAAGATGTTGATCGCGCCAAACACGCCCAAAAAATAAGAACTCAGTTCAACAGGGCGGTCAGGACATTCCAAAGCCAGGCGGATACAGATTTTGTCTATCTGACTATCCAGTCCCCTGTCGGTTTTTTGCTAAACCTGAAAGCATTACAGGACAGCAAATATAATTTTCAGTTGAGAACTTTAAGAGGACTCACTGCCAAAGGTAGTTCCGAAAAAGCTCAGGTTCAAAAATTTAAAGCGGTTGCTGGCTATGGCGACCACGAAGATGACGACAATGATATATACGAAGATGGTGACTTAACTTCCGACAATCCTGTTCCCGATGATGAAACGATATATGAGGCAACGGTTTATTTAAATAAAAAGGCCATCGCCACTTTTTTAAAAAAATTAGATCAATATCTGAACAAAGAATCCAAAACAGGTAAGCCGCGTCACCAAAAACTCATCGCTAACATAGAACACATAGCTGCAGCAACATTAGAGAGCTTTTGGAATGAGCCGGAACAAGACTTCCCTTCTTTAAATACCAATGTATGGTGGGAAGTTTGGTTAAGTCGGTCAACTGACGATCCTGCAAGGCCGTCTGCCGACACAATACTTGGAGATATATTTGATGAGCAAAACGTTCGAGTTGGCCGCCGGTGGCTCGTCTTTCCGGAAAGCTACGTGGTACTGATAAAAGCTACCGCCAGAACCCTTGCCAGCACCTTGCTTTTTACGGATCGGTTGATGGAACTGCGCCACCCCCATGATTTGGCGGACTTTTTTGTGGACTTACCCACAAGAGAACAACGCGAATGGGCCCAAGACCTGGCAGACCGGGTAACCCATGATCCAGATGGAGTCGCTGTTTGCCTACTCGATACGGGCGTCACCTTAGAAAACCCACTACTAAAACATCTCATCCCTCAAAAAAACCTGGACGCCATTGAGCCCCATTGGACCAAAGCCGATACTGGTAAGGGCAACGGACATGGCACGCCCATGGCAGGGCTGGCGCTCTATGGGGATTTAACTGAGCTTCTTAGCTCTACTCGCAGTATAACCATTTATCACCAGTTGGAAAGTGTCAAAATTCTGTCTCCTTCTTCCAAACATGACCCAGACAATTATGGTGCAATAACGGCGGAAGCAGTGGCCAGAGGTGAACTCATGCATCCTGACGCAAAACGAATGGTCTGTATGGCGATAACGCAATATGAATATGAGCACTATGGAAGGCCCACTTCTTGGTCTTCCGCCATTGACCAAATCGTATTTGGTAGCCACGAACAGCCTAACACTAAAACGCTTTTTTTCATTTGTGCAGGCAACCTTTACGAGGAAGAATTTACTGGGTATCCCTATACTAATAGGGACCGGTCGATCCATGATCCTGCACAGGCTTTTAACGCCATTACTGTAGGGGCTTATACTTTGAAAGATCAAGTGGATGCCGCCCGTTTTCCCGGCGCCGAACCGATTGCCAAACGAGGCGCACTGGCTGCTAGTTCTTCTACTTCCCATAAATGGGATCCCTGGTGGGCCGGAAAGCCCGATATAGTGATGGAAGGCGGCAATCATGCCGTTCAAAATAACAACCTAATCGTTCCTGATTCATTGCGACCTTTATCGACTGGCCGGGGTGGGGGAAATCCTTGGCTGCATCCCTTCGGGGATACCAGCGGCGCTACCGCGCTGGCCTCCAGGTTTGGCGCAATAGTCACCCAAAAATATCCAAATCTATGGCCTGAAACAATCAGAGGGCTCATCATCCACTCAGCTGATTGGACCAAGGCTATGCTCGAAGGAAAATCATTGAGAAATATAGGAAAAACAGAACTGAAACAACTGCTCAAGGAAGTGGGGTACGGTGTGCCGAATATAACGCAGGCCACTACCAGTGCCAGTAATTCCTTATCCCTCATTGCGGAGCGAAAGATTAAGCCGTTCAAAATTGACGGTTCCTCCATCAAAACCGATAAATTCCATTTATTCACCCTTCCTTGGCCCAAAGAAGCACTGGAAGAGCTTTTTGCCACAGAGGTTAAACTTAAAGTAACTCTGTCTTACTTTATCGAACCCAATCCCAACAGTAAAAGTTATCAACTTGCCACTAGTTATATCTCCCACGGCCTGCGCTTTAAAATGATTGATCGAAACGAAAGCACCGAAGCCTTTGCGGCAAGGGTCAGTAAAGCTATGCGGGAGAAGGACTATCAGCCGGAGGGATCGGAGCAATGGATTATTGGAAATAAAATTCGAAGCAAGGGCTCCATCCATAAGGACATCTGGATCGGCACTGCGGCGGACTTGGCGGCAAAAAATAAAATAGCCATTTATCCTGTCGGTGGATGGTGGCGCTACCGTAAACAACTCAAAAGATATGAGCACTCCGTAAGATATAGCCTGATCGTTACCATAGAGACGCCCGACAATAATGTAGATATTTATACCCCTGTCGCAAATTTGATCGATATCACCACCTGA
- a CDS encoding AAA family ATPase yields the protein MAAADQIKTLIQSFGSDDEARFFATAMQIAAAEARKGNTTFAEELKSAIDKAKVGRHGPKGLLKNLPVNEAQKELSDLLEVEYPRVKLQDMVLDQNVQNGLKRVVDEQANVELLRQNNLSPRKRLLFVGPPGCGKTMSAKVLASELAIPLFVIRLDGLISRYMGESIAKLRMIFDAIRQYRAVYLFDEFDSIGTTRTHGNDVGEIKRVLNSFLLLIEKDDSNSLIIAATNLPETLDAALFRRFDDIVFYPLPGKQQIVEYFETHLADLKLAKGLNYTKIADMALGLNYSEMNNICMDIYKNGLIYGKKELTITSLKTYIEQRKKPF from the coding sequence ATGGCAGCAGCAGATCAAATAAAAACGCTTATTCAATCCTTTGGCAGTGACGACGAAGCTCGCTTCTTCGCTACCGCTATGCAAATTGCCGCTGCCGAGGCCAGAAAGGGTAATACCACTTTTGCAGAAGAACTCAAAAGTGCCATTGACAAAGCTAAGGTGGGCCGCCATGGTCCCAAGGGTCTTTTAAAAAATCTGCCGGTCAACGAGGCACAAAAGGAACTCAGCGATCTACTGGAAGTTGAGTACCCCCGCGTGAAGCTCCAGGATATGGTCTTAGATCAGAATGTACAAAACGGTCTCAAGCGGGTTGTCGATGAGCAGGCAAACGTTGAACTCCTGCGTCAGAATAATTTATCTCCAAGAAAGCGCCTTTTGTTCGTCGGTCCTCCTGGCTGCGGCAAAACCATGTCAGCCAAAGTTCTCGCCTCTGAGCTGGCCATTCCCCTCTTTGTAATCAGGCTCGATGGTCTGATCAGTCGCTACATGGGAGAAAGTATAGCCAAGCTCCGGATGATTTTTGATGCCATCCGGCAATACCGCGCAGTGTACCTGTTCGATGAATTTGACAGCATTGGGACAACCAGGACGCACGGAAATGACGTCGGTGAAATCAAGCGCGTGCTCAATTCCTTTTTACTGCTCATAGAAAAGGACGACTCCAACAGTTTGATCATCGCAGCGACCAACCTCCCCGAAACATTGGATGCGGCGCTGTTTCGCCGGTTTGATGATATTGTATTCTACCCACTACCAGGTAAGCAGCAGATTGTCGAGTATTTTGAAACGCATCTTGCCGATCTCAAACTTGCCAAAGGTTTGAATTACACCAAAATTGCCGACATGGCTTTGGGACTTAATTATTCAGAGATGAATAATATCTGCATGGATATTTATAAGAACGGACTGATCTACGGTAAAAAGGAACTAACCATTACCAGCCTCAAAACATACATCGAGCAACGGAAAAAACCGTTTTAA
- a CDS encoding uracil-DNA glycosylase family protein encodes MTTHHRYLDRHPVNPSARAIIIGTIHPHDYTGFAMDFFYGSQCSTWTILAEAFPDRFPNPITREAVLDFLTTHRITMSDTIRSCDRISNTALDTHLIPRAFNLQLVDQLRNSQIEHVFFTSGAGKNGALRTFYTGILRYKYLPITVSLSKTGLLPTDIFGRDIAYTVLYSPATTADRGIMKTKAFKEVRHLYQHYDSPVHAYKVALYRQAFSFLVEG; translated from the coding sequence ATGACTACCCACCACCGGTACCTGGACCGTCACCCCGTGAATCCCTCGGCCCGGGCCATCATCATCGGCACCATTCACCCCCACGACTATACGGGGTTTGCAATGGATTTTTTTTACGGTAGCCAGTGCTCGACCTGGACCATCCTGGCCGAAGCCTTTCCCGACCGTTTTCCGAACCCCATCACCCGGGAGGCGGTCCTGGACTTTTTGACCACTCACCGCATCACCATGAGCGACACCATCCGCAGCTGCGACCGGATTTCCAACACCGCCCTGGACACTCACCTAATACCCAGGGCTTTCAACCTGCAGCTGGTAGACCAGCTACGAAACAGCCAGATCGAGCATGTATTTTTTACCAGCGGAGCAGGTAAGAACGGTGCGCTACGCACCTTCTATACCGGGATCCTGCGCTATAAATACCTGCCGATAACGGTATCCTTGAGTAAAACAGGGTTGCTGCCTACTGACATCTTTGGCCGTGATATCGCCTATACCGTGCTTTATTCTCCAGCCACCACTGCCGACCGTGGCATCATGAAGACCAAGGCGTTCAAAGAAGTCCGGCACCTCTACCAGCACTACGATAGCCCCGTCCATGCCTACAAGGTAGCCCTCTACCGCCAGGCTTTCTCCTTTCTGGTTGAAGGATAA
- a CDS encoding M28 family metallopeptidase, whose protein sequence is MQHTATTGDWIILKTMPDSAETASLVTQKVAGVLLLPNEQQNSEWETTVIRQYRFGYMHYAADYTAADTQLNIILISPALTKKLNQGARPVVDIRFKQERANGYNVIAHLPGTDKKLKDQTIIAGAHLDHIGRLGNHIYNGANDDGSGCVALLAAAKTMARHPTRRPLQFVFYCGEELGLLGSR, encoded by the coding sequence TTGCAACATACTGCCACAACAGGCGATTGGATTATTTTAAAAACCATGCCCGATTCGGCTGAAACAGCCAGTTTGGTAACCCAAAAGGTGGCCGGTGTTCTGCTATTGCCGAACGAACAGCAAAACAGCGAATGGGAGACCACGGTGATCAGGCAATACCGCTTTGGTTATATGCATTACGCTGCCGACTATACAGCGGCTGATACGCAGCTGAATATCATCCTAATCAGCCCGGCCTTGACTAAAAAGCTCAATCAAGGCGCCAGGCCTGTAGTTGATATCAGGTTTAAACAGGAAAGGGCTAATGGCTATAATGTGATTGCCCATCTTCCCGGTACCGACAAAAAATTAAAGGATCAAACCATTATTGCCGGGGCTCATCTTGACCATATCGGTCGTTTGGGAAATCATATCTACAACGGCGCTAATGATGACGGCAGCGGCTGCGTGGCATTGTTAGCCGCCGCAAAGACGATGGCCCGTCACCCCACCAGAAGACCGCTCCAGTTCGTCTTTTACTGCGGCGAGGAATTGGGTTTATTAGGCTCGCGGTGA
- a CDS encoding zinc-binding metallopeptidase family protein → MKRYFIVLLICLGCAAQAQTIKQLERAMYGIASDATEGRFTGSRGYLKAANYVAGQLKAAGLKTTFQAVPFLRDNYDESSISIDGVAYPHRVAISSCCNILPQQAIGLF, encoded by the coding sequence ATGAAAAGATATTTTATTGTTTTATTGATCTGTTTGGGTTGTGCTGCGCAGGCACAAACGATCAAACAATTAGAACGGGCTATGTACGGCATCGCCTCGGATGCGACCGAAGGCCGGTTCACAGGGTCCCGTGGTTACCTGAAAGCGGCTAACTATGTAGCCGGGCAATTAAAAGCAGCAGGCTTGAAAACCACATTCCAGGCAGTGCCGTTTCTGAGGGATAATTATGATGAAAGTTCCATAAGCATTGACGGTGTTGCTTATCCGCACCGGGTGGCAATTTCATCGTGTTGCAACATACTGCCACAACAGGCGATTGGATTATTTTAA